From the Fusobacterium sp. IOR10 genome, the window CCCCACAATATTATTGTGATCAACAACTGATTTATAAGTTGTTGATAAACTAAAGCCCAAACTCCATAACCTTTATAGGCCATCACAATTCCAATAACTCCAGATATTACCACTGCGCCTAAACTACTTTTAAATAACTTTTTAAATTGCATTTTTCTTGCTACAATAGCATTTTGAATAGAAGTTACTGCTCCTATAAATAAAGTTAAAGAAAGAACTCTAAGAATCAATATCAATTCTTTTATTTCGTAAAAATCAGCAACTACAGGGGCTATAAAAAATAAAACTGTATATAATATTAATGCTACAAACATACTTAAATAAAATACAGATGAATAATCATCTTCAGTTATATCTTTCCCCTGAATCAAAGCTGTATTAAATCCACTTTGAACAAAAACTCTAGCTAATGCTATAAATATAGTTATCAGAGCTATAATTCCATAATCATTTGGAGTTAGTAATCTCGCTAAAAATATTTGTAATATAAATTGAACTCCTTGAGTTCCTCCTCTTTCCATAAATTTCCAAATAAGAGAAGATAATATTTGTGATTTTCCTATTTTATTTTCCATTCACAATTTTTCCTTTTAATTTTTTTAATTTTATATACAAATCAGGACAATAACTTTTAAATAGATAAAGAATATGCAATCTATTTGTTTTATAAATATCTAAAATAAATAGATATTTATTTATGTTATTAAAATTTACAATACTTTTTGAAATATTATTATTCTTAAATATTCTTTCACTTTCATAGATAGGATTTTTAGGAATAAATGAACTATACGATTTTTTAGAATATAAAATATATTCTTTTTCACTTAAATTAAAAGCATATTCTAAATATTTTTCAATGGGTTCCCCTGTAATATTTGATGTAGTTAAAAATTTTGATTCAGGTAAAAACCCATACCCTTCACAATTGTAAGAATAATGTCTTACAGGTATGGAAATAACACCATTTCTAGAAGCATCCCTTATACTCCCTGCCACTCCAACATAAATATATGTATTTCTAAAAAAATTATGTAATTCATCATAGCTAACTTTATTTAATAAAATTATATCTTTTTTAATATTAAAAGGTAACCCCGCTATTTTAGCTTTCAATAATTCTTTCCCACCACCATATCCAATTATTGTTAGTTTTAACTGCTTATATTTTTCTTTTAACAAACAAAAACTATTAATCAAACCAAAAATATATGCTTTATGAGGAAATTCAAAACGAGTTATTGATAATATATTATATTTATTATTTTTATATCTTTGCTTTGCATCTTTTTCAGAAAAAAATAAACCTGTCTCGAATGAGCTACGTTCATCATAAATTTTTCCCTTCATTTGAGAAAAAATATTATAATGATTAGTCAAACCTTCAAAATGAGATTTATTACCATAAAAAATATTGTTATTTTTATCCATATTATAATAAATTTCTTTTGTTTTATCTTTTATTTTTTTTCTTAAAATTTTAGGAAAATTTTCTTCAAAAAATAAATTTTTACCCTTAAAATGAGCTACCCAAAAAAAAGTATTAAATTCTAAATAATTATATTTTTTTTTAATCATTTCTAAATGTAAAAAATCATAAAAAGAAAAAGAAAAAGCTACTATTTTTTCACCAGCAGAAAATTTTAATTTTAAATTTTTTACCCAATTTTTTTTATAACCTTCCATTAAAATAATTTCTACATAACCATCTAACAAATCTTTTTCAAATCCTTTATCTATAATCAATTCTCTATTCTTACATATCCAAATAATTCGTATATTATCTTTTTTTAATAATCTTATTAATTTTATTAAATATTTTTGAATCCCACCTAAATTAAAATCTCCATAAATAAATAAAAATGTTTTCATTTTTTCTCCTATTCTATACAATATTTAACATACTAATCTGTAAATTTTTAAACTGCCCCTTTCTAACTATCAAAATAAAATTTATATGGAACTATATATCCCAAATTTCTATCTAATAATATATAAAAATAATAACTAGTTAATAAACAAACAACTATTATTACTATAAATCTTGAATTTTTTTCTTTAATTTTATAAATAATATTTGGAATAAAAACTATTAATCCTATAGAAAAATAACTTACTACTCTACTAAATAAAGCAAACTTTAAAGATATAATTTGTAAAATTACTGCAATGTTTATCATATGATAAAACATATAATTCTTATCTTTTTTTATTTCCAATTTTTCTAAAAAATATCCTACAAAAAGAACTGTCGCAAGCATAATTAACATTCCTTTCCCATTACCACTTCTTAAATTTTCAGAATATCTTATTTCATATTTATTTGAATAATGAAATAATAAATTTAATAATTTATTAGAAAACAAATAAATTAAACAACTACTTAAAAAACTGTAGAAGATATATATATAATTTATTTTAAAAGGATAAATTATATATATAATTATAAAAAATACAGCTGTCGTATGTATTGAAACCGCAACAAAATAGAAAAGTAAAAATTTTTTTATTTCTCTATCTCTTATATAGCCAAATGTATTTATAAGTATTGATATTGCTATAAGTTGTCTTAATATATTAAAAATGCTAGTGAAATTTCCTAGACTTAAAAATAAAAACAAACTAAGCCAAGGTATATTTGAGTTCTTATAAATAAATTTTATTATTGAAAATAATATTATGAAACTAGTTACAACTAAAAAATATCGTTCGTTGTCACTTATTAACCCAACTATTTTATTAAAAATCGCAAATCCTCTTTCAATCGTTAACTTGTTAGAAAGTAAATCTATAAAACTTGTTTTACTAAATAACTTAAAATAATTTACATACCTTATTGTATCTGCTCCCAAGTAAACAGATCTTAATGATAAAACTAAAAAAAACATCATAAATATAACCCTTTTTTGAATCAATTTATTTTTAATAAAGAAACATAAAAAAATAAATATTAACATTGCAAAATAAATCTCCATATTTTCCCTTTCTTATTAAAATAATTAAATAAATCTCTATTTAATAAATGTCCCCTTACATGAATTTAAAGTTTTCATATTTAGATAATTTATAAAGTCTTGCATGCTTTAAATTGACACCATAATGTTCTGTATAAGACTGGTATAATCTATGCTAATTATAAAGAATCTTCTTTGTTTAATTCTCTTTCCAAAGTTCATTTATTTCTTTCTTTTTTTTCTTTTTCAATTTAATTTTTTCAATACATTTGATTTCACTTTTTCAAAGAATAATTATTTTCTCTTATTTATTATTTTTTTATCTAATTCAAACCAACTTCCTAATAATTCATCATATTTATGAGGTTCAAATTTTTCTAATCCACTAAAATGGCAAAATGTCAACTCTCCAAAATAAACTTTTCCTTTTATATCATAAAAATCTACTCTTACATGAGAAAAATCTTCTGATAATTTTTCAGCTAACTGTTTCATTTTTTCAAAAGAGGAAGGCTTTTCTAATATTATATTAGAATTTGAATAGTGCTGTTTTAAATCAATTTTTTTAAAATCCATATCATAAAAATCAAATTTTGTATTTGTACTTCTATCCAAAGCAACAAACATAATTTTAGCTTTTCCATTGAAACAAAATATTTTATAATCTTTAATATTATCTTCTAAAAATTCCTCTACTACAATTTTTCTAGAAATATTACTATACGAATTTTCTAGAGATAGTATCCCATAATCTAATCTCAATTGATTATTTAATTCTTTTATTATTTCTTTTTTATTTGCTTTTAATTTATCCTTTACTATCTGAACTGGACCGCTATTATGATTAGCTTTAGCTACAAATTGATTTGGCAATTTATCCCACTGCTCTTCTTTTAATTTATCTGTAACTAATAAAAGTGGTATTAAATATTCTTCTCCTATTTTATTCTTTATATATTCTCTTACTCTATATTTATCTGCACATATAGAATATAGTGGATTTTTATCGTATAGCTTTCTAAATTGAATTTTTTCATTAAAAGTTTTTGGTTCTTTATTAAAGTCTATTTCACAACCAACTCTTTCTTTAAACTTTTTTTGAATATATTTTTCTTTAGCTTTATCTGAATTTAAAAGTATTTTAAAACAAACTTCTTGAATCTTTTTAAATAAATAATACAATTTTAAATTTTCACATATAAATTTCTTCAAGCTATTTTTCATTACTTTCTCCTTACATAATGAAGATACAAAATCTTCATATACTTATTTTTGTTATATTATATAATTTACTAAAGTACTTTAGATTATTCCTTTCTCCTATAGCTAGTTTTATTAGTGATAACCTAAATAGCACAAATTTAATACTCTTTATTTTGTTATTTTCTCAAATTTTCAAATAAGTAAAAGTATTGCATAAAGCTTTAATCTACCTGGTTTTATGAAATTAATATATCCAATTATCTTGTAGTAATTCCTTTTTAGGAGTCTCAAGCACTAAGAAAAACTAATAAAATTGATACTAAATTTACAACCACATTACTTTTCAATTCTAAAAAATCCCAAGCGACACCTGCAACTAGAAACCGTTATAGATTAATAGGACAGCACAATAAATTAAAAGTATCTATTTCCAGATTAGAAACAATTTTGATCCCATATTTTAACTATATTTTCTTTAGAATAATATCTTATTCTCTTCAAACTTTTGTCTTTATATTCTTTATATTTTTTTTCATTTTCTAACAATTCTATATTTTTTTCCATTTCTTTTTCTAATATCTTTATGTCTTTATAATTTTCTATTAATATCCCATATTTCCCTTTATCCAACAATTCTGATGGTCCAGACTTACAATTGCTTGATATTACTGGCAAGCCACAAGCCATAGCTTCAGCTAAAGCATTAGGAAATCCTTCATAAAAAGAAGGAAATAAATATACATGTGATTTTGCTAAAAATTTAAATGGATTCTCTTGAAATCCTAATAAAAAAACTTCATTTTCTAGATTTAATCTTTTAATTTGAATCTCTAATTCTTTTCTTAAATTTCCTTCTCCTAAAATTACCAAATTATATTCATTTCTATTTTTAAGTTTTGAAAAAGCATTTATTAAATGCTTTTGTCCTTTTTGATAGATTAATCTTCCTGAATTTATAATGACTTGTTTTTTAAATATCCTTTTATATTTTTCTTCTAAAGATTCACTTGACAATTCTTTTATTTTTTCTAAATCATAAAAATTTGGAATAGATATTGTTTTTTCTTTATTTGAACTATAATTTTCAATTAAGTCTTTTTTACATTCTTTTGATACCGCTATAATCTTATCTGCTTTTTTATAAAAATTAACTATTATAAATTTATAAATTCTTCCTTTAAATCCTTTATACGCATCTGAAATATAATTTCTAACTGATAAAAAACATTTCTCATTTTTTTTAGTTAATAAATTATAGAAATTTGGAATATCCAAAAAACTAATTACAATATCAAAATTATTTTCTTTTTTTATTTTCATTAATTTAAAAAATGCCAAAATTAAATTTATTATTTTAAAAATTCCATTATTTTTTTTAAAGCTATTTAATTTTAATAATTCCCCTTCAAAAGGATAACTTATTTTTTCTCCATCAAAAAGAATTAGATATTTTTTATATTTTTTATTTTCTAAATTTAGCAATAAATTAGAAACAACTCTTTCTGCTCCACCGCCTGATAAAGTTATTATTAAAAAAGCTATTTTCTTTCTTTTCATATTTCCTCTTTCTTTACAATTTTCTATAGTATTTAACATACCAATCTGTAAATTTTTGTAGGCCTTCTTCTATACTTGTTTTAGGCTTGAATCCTATTTCAAGTTGTAATTTATCTGTTGATGCATAAGTTTTAGGTACATCTCCTGCCTTTATAGGCTCATATATTTTCTTGAATTCTATATCTTTATTTAATGATTTACTCAAGCATTTTTCTAAAGTTAATATGAATGTCATTAGTTTCTCTGGGTTATTATTTCCTATATTAAATACTCTATGCAGATTATCTTTATTTGGTCCTTTATCTATTAACTTTTCTATTCCTTCTACTATATCATCTACATATGTAAAATCCCTATAAAGATCGTTTTCA encodes:
- a CDS encoding glycosyltransferase, producing the protein MKTFLFIYGDFNLGGIQKYLIKLIRLLKKDNIRIIWICKNRELIIDKGFEKDLLDGYVEIILMEGYKKNWVKNLKLKFSAGEKIVAFSFSFYDFLHLEMIKKKYNYLEFNTFFWVAHFKGKNLFFEENFPKILRKKIKDKTKEIYYNMDKNNNIFYGNKSHFEGLTNHYNIFSQMKGKIYDERSSFETGLFFSEKDAKQRYKNNKYNILSITRFEFPHKAYIFGLINSFCLLKEKYKQLKLTIIGYGGGKELLKAKIAGLPFNIKKDIILLNKVSYDELHNFFRNTYIYVGVAGSIRDASRNGVISIPVRHYSYNCEGYGFLPESKFLTTSNITGEPIEKYLEYAFNLSEKEYILYSKKSYSSFIPKNPIYESERIFKNNNISKSIVNFNNINKYLFILDIYKTNRLHILYLFKSYCPDLYIKLKKLKGKIVNGK
- a CDS encoding EpsG family protein, giving the protein MMFFLVLSLRSVYLGADTIRYVNYFKLFSKTSFIDLLSNKLTIERGFAIFNKIVGLISDNERYFLVVTSFIILFSIIKFIYKNSNIPWLSLFLFLSLGNFTSIFNILRQLIAISILINTFGYIRDREIKKFLLFYFVAVSIHTTAVFFIIIYIIYPFKINYIYIFYSFLSSCLIYLFSNKLLNLLFHYSNKYEIRYSENLRSGNGKGMLIMLATVLFVGYFLEKLEIKKDKNYMFYHMINIAVILQIISLKFALFSRVVSYFSIGLIVFIPNIIYKIKEKNSRFIVIIVVCLLTSYYFYILLDRNLGYIVPYKFYFDS
- a CDS encoding ATP-grasp fold amidoligase family protein produces the protein MKNSLKKFICENLKLYYLFKKIQEVCFKILLNSDKAKEKYIQKKFKERVGCEIDFNKEPKTFNEKIQFRKLYDKNPLYSICADKYRVREYIKNKIGEEYLIPLLLVTDKLKEEQWDKLPNQFVAKANHNSGPVQIVKDKLKANKKEIIKELNNQLRLDYGILSLENSYSNISRKIVVEEFLEDNIKDYKIFCFNGKAKIMFVALDRSTNTKFDFYDMDFKKIDLKQHYSNSNIILEKPSSFEKMKQLAEKLSEDFSHVRVDFYDIKGKVYFGELTFCHFSGLEKFEPHKYDELLGSWFELDKKIINKRK
- a CDS encoding glycosyltransferase; the encoded protein is MKRKKIAFLIITLSGGGAERVVSNLLLNLENKKYKKYLILFDGEKISYPFEGELLKLNSFKKNNGIFKIINLILAFFKLMKIKKENNFDIVISFLDIPNFYNLLTKKNEKCFLSVRNYISDAYKGFKGRIYKFIIVNFYKKADKIIAVSKECKKDLIENYSSNKEKTISIPNFYDLEKIKELSSESLEEKYKRIFKKQVIINSGRLIYQKGQKHLINAFSKLKNRNEYNLVILGEGNLRKELEIQIKRLNLENEVFLLGFQENPFKFLAKSHVYLFPSFYEGFPNALAEAMACGLPVISSNCKSGPSELLDKGKYGILIENYKDIKILEKEMEKNIELLENEKKYKEYKDKSLKRIRYYSKENIVKIWDQNCF